A window of the Hippoglossus stenolepis isolate QCI-W04-F060 chromosome 8, HSTE1.2, whole genome shotgun sequence genome harbors these coding sequences:
- the adam15 gene encoding disintegrin and metalloproteinase domain-containing protein 12 isoform X7 yields MSGAAATFLLLLLSGRAALTVCRSLNAPRDGTDGLTATVTGVDRRWRPVLEKTRPFVLVDGQRRSLAEALQDGHPNRLQCGLEVGGQLFLLDLEKNHDLLPKPPNVFYYLPNGTGVSVTADPVTHCYYHGSVRGFPQSRVALSTCSGLRGVIAINSTLSFELQPQEDDHHHPHQQGEEEGGGGESGGDGSEGSGGGEGGEEGVHLLFSTSPLEGDVAGGCVVSHTALPPIHSFTHTHRKKRDILSETKYIELVLVADHQEFMNYQKNNNTIIYRMLDVANQVDWFYRPLNVRVALTGLEIWSDRDKIQVEKSPTDTLNNFLEWRTRELLPRLRHDNAQLVMGGSFDGTTVGMASQSSMCSRDRSGGVNVDHLVSVLGVASTVAHELGHNLGMSHDTAERRCSCQNEPRLGGCIMEPSTGFMPGQQFSSCSAADLSVSLLHGGGMCLFNVPQPDLLLGGPRCGNLYLERGEECDCGLLEECDDPCCNASTCQLLPGAQCSSDGICCHNCKLRAAGSVCREPIGECDLPEFCTGSSPHCPPNVFLQNGELCEDGASYCYGGVCASMNTQCQTLWGPNATSAPAVCFSSVNKQGNKHGNCGQLNNRSYVPCGNSDVHCGRIQCQGGRERPLLGTNAEILTTTVRFNVSDLICRGTFFHLGDDVSDPATVAQGTACGLGKACLNQKCQDVSVFGVDDCRRKCNGHGVCNSNNNCHCDVGWAPPDCRHSGHGGSVDSGPASAAAESDPVRVALLVVFLFILPVLLLFLALRFPRVRRSLLCVGPNSPFRKARQHNRVTHSEMWDLEFDHIHISRTQTMERVDDGDQVQPLRYHLNPQADIPMTPPHKEQLVGRPAPPNKPLPPDPVTPGQVPLPLKPIVPKKPRPLAPPSHPHLPPLPPQPAACTSNTKLRPHSTVAPTGFSKRRPPAPPSRPTIPQKVESSSPL; encoded by the exons GACGGTCACCCCAACAGGCTGCAGTGTGGACTGGAGGTGGGAGGACAACTCTTCCTGTTGGACCTGGAGAAGAACCA CGACCTGCTGCCTAAACCACCCAACGTCTTCTACTACCTGCCCAATGGAACCGGTGTGTCTGTGACAGCTGACCCTGTG ACTCACTGTTATTACCACGGCAGTGTCAGAGGATTCCCTCAGTCCAGAGTGGCTCTGAGCACCTGCTCCGGACTCAG AGGCGTCATCGCTATCAACTCCACGCTGAGCTTCGAGCTGCAGCCCCAGGAGGACGACCACCATCACCCCCaccagcagggggaggaggaggggggaggaggggagagtggaggagatggcagtgaaggaagtggaggtggagaaggaggtgaagaaggagtCCATCTATTGTTCTCCACTAGTCCTCTGGAGGGCGATGTTGCTGGAGGCTGCGTGGTGTCACACACTGCTTTACCCCCGATCCACagcttcactcacacacacagg aaaaagagagacatcTTGTCAGAGACCAAATACATCGAGCTTGTGCTGGTGGCTGATCACCAGGAG TTCATGAATTatcagaagaacaacaacaccatCATCTACCGCATGCTGGACGTGGCCAACCAGGTGGACTGG ttCTACCGTCCTCTGAACGTGCGGGTGGCTTTGACCGGTCTGGAGATCTGGAGCGACCGAGACAAGATCCAGGTGGAGAAGAGTCCTACGGACACACTCAACAACTTCCTGGAGTGGAGAACCAGAGAGCTGCTGCCACGCCTTCGCCATGACAACGCCCAGCTCGTCAT GGGAGGGTCATTTGACGGCACCACAGTGGGGATGGCGTCCCAGTCGTCCATGTGCTCCAGAGACAGGTCTGGTGGGGTTAACGTG GATCACCTGGTCAGCGTGTTGGGCGTGGCCTCCACTGTGGCGCATGAGCTTGGTCACAATTTGGGGATGAGCCACGACACGGCCGAACGCCGCTGCTCCTGCCAGAATGAGCCGCGTCTAGGAGGATGCATCATGGAGCCGTCGACTGG GTTCATGCCAGGTCAGcagttcagcagctgcagcgccGCAGATCTGTCCGTCAGTCTGCTGCACGGAGGAGGGATGTGTCTGTTCAACGTGCCGCAGCCCGACCTCCTGCTGGGAGGACCTCGCTGTGGAAACCTGTACTTGGAGCGAGGAGAGGAGTGTGACTGTGGCCTGCTGGag gagTGTGATGACCCCTGCTGTAACGCCTCCACGTGTCAGCTGCTTCCTGGAGCTCAGTGTTCTTCTGACGGAATCTGTTGTCACAACTGTAAA CTGCGGGCAGCGGGCTCGGTGTGTCGCGAGCCGATTGGAGAATGTGACCTCCCTGAGTTCTGCACCGGCTCCTCCCCCCACTGTCCACCCAATGTCTTCCTGCAGAACGGAGAGCTCTGCGAGGACGGCGCCTCCTACTGCTACGGAGGAGTATGTGCCAGCATGAACACCCAGTGTCAGACGCTGTGGGGACCCA ACGCCACCAGTGCTCCGGCCGTCTGCTTCTCATCTGTCaataaacaaggaaacaaacatgGGAACTGTGGTCAGCTGAACAACAGATCCTACGTCCCCTGTGGAAACTC TGACGTTCACTGCGGACGGATTCAGTGTCAGGGCGGGAGAGAGCGACCCCTGCTGGGCACCAACGCAGAGATCCTCACCACCACTGTCCGCTTCAACGTCAGTGACCTCATCTGCAGAGGAACCTTCTTCCACCTGGGAGACGACGTGTCCGACCCCGCCACTGTGGCCCAGGGCACCGCCTGCGGACTCGGAAAG gccTGTTTGAACCAAAAGTGTCAGGACGTGTCCGTGTTCGGCGTTGACGACTGTCGCAGGAAATGTAACGGTCATGGG gtgtgtaacagtaataataactGTCACTGTGATGTGGGCTGGGCTCCACCTGACTGCAGGCACTCCGGTCATGGCGGCAGCGTGGACAGCGGCCCggcctcagctgcagcag agtcGGACCCGGTCAGAGTCGCCCTGCTCGttgtcttcctcttcatcctgccagtgctcctcctcttcctcgctcttcGCTTCCCTCGTGTGCGTCGGAGTCTTCTCTGTGTTGGACCAAACAGCCCGTTTCGCAAAGCTCGACAACACAACCG tgTTACTCACAGTGAGATGTGGGACTTGGAGTTTGACCATATCCACATCTCCAG AACTCAGACGATGGAGCGAGTGGACGACGGCGATCAGGTCCAACCGCTGAGATACCACCTGAACCCACAGGCCGACATCCCAATGACGCCGCCCCACAAAGAG cagctggtgggTCGACCAGCTCCACCCAACAAGCCACTCCCCCCTGACCCCGTCACACCTGGACAG GTTCCTCTTCCACTCAAACCTATCGTGCCAAAGAAGCCCCGCCCTCTGGCGCCACCATCCCATCCCCACCTTCCCCCTCTCCCACCTCAACCCGCTGCCTGCACCTCCAACACCAAACTCCGACCGCACAGCACCGTCGCACCTACAGGGTTTTCCAAAAG acgacctcctgctcctcccagCCGACCCACCATCCCTCAGAAAGTCGAGTCCTCGTCGCCGCTTTGA
- the adam15 gene encoding disintegrin and metalloproteinase domain-containing protein 12 isoform X6: protein MSGAAATFLLLLLSGRAALTVCRSLNAPRDGTDGLTATVTGVDRRWRPVLEKTRPFVLVDGQRRSLAEALQDGHPNRLQCGLEVGGQLFLLDLEKNHDLLPKPPNVFYYLPNGTGVSVTADPVTHCYYHGSVRGFPQSRVALSTCSGLRGVIAINSTLSFELQPQEDDHHHPHQQGEEEGGGGESGGDGSEGSGGGEGGEEGVHLLFSTSPLEGDVAGGCVVSHTALPPIHSFTHTHRKKRDILSETKYIELVLVADHQEFMNYQKNNNTIIYRMLDVANQVDWFYRPLNVRVALTGLEIWSDRDKIQVEKSPTDTLNNFLEWRTRELLPRLRHDNAQLVMGGSFDGTTVGMASQSSMCSRDRSGGVNVDHLVSVLGVASTVAHELGHNLGMSHDTAERRCSCQNEPRLGGCIMEPSTGFMPGQQFSSCSAADLSVSLLHGGGMCLFNVPQPDLLLGGPRCGNLYLERGEECDCGLLEECDDPCCNASTCQLLPGAQCSSDGICCHNCKLRAAGSVCREPIGECDLPEFCTGSSPHCPPNVFLQNGELCEDGASYCYGGVCASMNTQCQTLWGPNATSAPAVCFSSVNKQGNKHGNCGQLNNRSYVPCGNSDVHCGRIQCQGGRERPLLGTNAEILTTTVRFNVSDLICRGTFFHLGDDVSDPATVAQGTACGLGKACLNQKCQDVSVFGVDDCRRKCNGHGVCNSNNNCHCDVGWAPPDCRHSGHGGSVDSGPASAAAESDPVRVALLVVFLFILPVLLLFLALRFPRVRRSLLCVGPNSPFRKARQHNRVTHSEMWDLEFDHIHISRTQTMERVDDGDQVQPLRYHLNPQADIPMTPPHKEVHDRPAPPTKPLPPDPTLNSLPQVPLPLKPIVPKKPRPLAPPSHPHLPPLPPQPAACTSNTKLRPHSTVAPTGFSKRRPPAPPSRPTIPQKVESSSPL, encoded by the exons GACGGTCACCCCAACAGGCTGCAGTGTGGACTGGAGGTGGGAGGACAACTCTTCCTGTTGGACCTGGAGAAGAACCA CGACCTGCTGCCTAAACCACCCAACGTCTTCTACTACCTGCCCAATGGAACCGGTGTGTCTGTGACAGCTGACCCTGTG ACTCACTGTTATTACCACGGCAGTGTCAGAGGATTCCCTCAGTCCAGAGTGGCTCTGAGCACCTGCTCCGGACTCAG AGGCGTCATCGCTATCAACTCCACGCTGAGCTTCGAGCTGCAGCCCCAGGAGGACGACCACCATCACCCCCaccagcagggggaggaggaggggggaggaggggagagtggaggagatggcagtgaaggaagtggaggtggagaaggaggtgaagaaggagtCCATCTATTGTTCTCCACTAGTCCTCTGGAGGGCGATGTTGCTGGAGGCTGCGTGGTGTCACACACTGCTTTACCCCCGATCCACagcttcactcacacacacagg aaaaagagagacatcTTGTCAGAGACCAAATACATCGAGCTTGTGCTGGTGGCTGATCACCAGGAG TTCATGAATTatcagaagaacaacaacaccatCATCTACCGCATGCTGGACGTGGCCAACCAGGTGGACTGG ttCTACCGTCCTCTGAACGTGCGGGTGGCTTTGACCGGTCTGGAGATCTGGAGCGACCGAGACAAGATCCAGGTGGAGAAGAGTCCTACGGACACACTCAACAACTTCCTGGAGTGGAGAACCAGAGAGCTGCTGCCACGCCTTCGCCATGACAACGCCCAGCTCGTCAT GGGAGGGTCATTTGACGGCACCACAGTGGGGATGGCGTCCCAGTCGTCCATGTGCTCCAGAGACAGGTCTGGTGGGGTTAACGTG GATCACCTGGTCAGCGTGTTGGGCGTGGCCTCCACTGTGGCGCATGAGCTTGGTCACAATTTGGGGATGAGCCACGACACGGCCGAACGCCGCTGCTCCTGCCAGAATGAGCCGCGTCTAGGAGGATGCATCATGGAGCCGTCGACTGG GTTCATGCCAGGTCAGcagttcagcagctgcagcgccGCAGATCTGTCCGTCAGTCTGCTGCACGGAGGAGGGATGTGTCTGTTCAACGTGCCGCAGCCCGACCTCCTGCTGGGAGGACCTCGCTGTGGAAACCTGTACTTGGAGCGAGGAGAGGAGTGTGACTGTGGCCTGCTGGag gagTGTGATGACCCCTGCTGTAACGCCTCCACGTGTCAGCTGCTTCCTGGAGCTCAGTGTTCTTCTGACGGAATCTGTTGTCACAACTGTAAA CTGCGGGCAGCGGGCTCGGTGTGTCGCGAGCCGATTGGAGAATGTGACCTCCCTGAGTTCTGCACCGGCTCCTCCCCCCACTGTCCACCCAATGTCTTCCTGCAGAACGGAGAGCTCTGCGAGGACGGCGCCTCCTACTGCTACGGAGGAGTATGTGCCAGCATGAACACCCAGTGTCAGACGCTGTGGGGACCCA ACGCCACCAGTGCTCCGGCCGTCTGCTTCTCATCTGTCaataaacaaggaaacaaacatgGGAACTGTGGTCAGCTGAACAACAGATCCTACGTCCCCTGTGGAAACTC TGACGTTCACTGCGGACGGATTCAGTGTCAGGGCGGGAGAGAGCGACCCCTGCTGGGCACCAACGCAGAGATCCTCACCACCACTGTCCGCTTCAACGTCAGTGACCTCATCTGCAGAGGAACCTTCTTCCACCTGGGAGACGACGTGTCCGACCCCGCCACTGTGGCCCAGGGCACCGCCTGCGGACTCGGAAAG gccTGTTTGAACCAAAAGTGTCAGGACGTGTCCGTGTTCGGCGTTGACGACTGTCGCAGGAAATGTAACGGTCATGGG gtgtgtaacagtaataataactGTCACTGTGATGTGGGCTGGGCTCCACCTGACTGCAGGCACTCCGGTCATGGCGGCAGCGTGGACAGCGGCCCggcctcagctgcagcag agtcGGACCCGGTCAGAGTCGCCCTGCTCGttgtcttcctcttcatcctgccagtgctcctcctcttcctcgctcttcGCTTCCCTCGTGTGCGTCGGAGTCTTCTCTGTGTTGGACCAAACAGCCCGTTTCGCAAAGCTCGACAACACAACCG tgTTACTCACAGTGAGATGTGGGACTTGGAGTTTGACCATATCCACATCTCCAG AACTCAGACGATGGAGCGAGTGGACGACGGCGATCAGGTCCAACCGCTGAGATACCACCTGAACCCACAGGCCGACATCCCAATGACGCCGCCCCACAAAGAG GTTCATGACAGACCTGCTCCTCCCACTAAGCCACTCCCCCCTGACCCCACCCTAAACTCCCTGCCGCAG GTTCCTCTTCCACTCAAACCTATCGTGCCAAAGAAGCCCCGCCCTCTGGCGCCACCATCCCATCCCCACCTTCCCCCTCTCCCACCTCAACCCGCTGCCTGCACCTCCAACACCAAACTCCGACCGCACAGCACCGTCGCACCTACAGGGTTTTCCAAAAG acgacctcctgctcctcccagCCGACCCACCATCCCTCAGAAAGTCGAGTCCTCGTCGCCGCTTTGA
- the adam15 gene encoding disintegrin and metalloproteinase domain-containing protein 12 isoform X12 codes for MSGAAATFLLLLLSGRAALTVCRSLNAPRDGTDGLTATVTGVDRRWRPVLEKTRPFVLVDGQRRSLAEALQDGHPNRLQCGLEVGGQLFLLDLEKNHDLLPKPPNVFYYLPNGTGVSVTADPVTHCYYHGSVRGFPQSRVALSTCSGLRGVIAINSTLSFELQPQEDDHHHPHQQGEEEGGGGESGGDGSEGSGGGEGGEEGVHLLFSTSPLEGDVAGGCVVSHTALPPIHSFTHTHRKKRDILSETKYIELVLVADHQEFMNYQKNNNTIIYRMLDVANQVDWFYRPLNVRVALTGLEIWSDRDKIQVEKSPTDTLNNFLEWRTRELLPRLRHDNAQLVMGGSFDGTTVGMASQSSMCSRDRSGGVNVDHLVSVLGVASTVAHELGHNLGMSHDTAERRCSCQNEPRLGGCIMEPSTGFMPGQQFSSCSAADLSVSLLHGGGMCLFNVPQPDLLLGGPRCGNLYLERGEECDCGLLEECDDPCCNASTCQLLPGAQCSSDGICCHNCKLRAAGSVCREPIGECDLPEFCTGSSPHCPPNVFLQNGELCEDGASYCYGGVCASMNTQCQTLWGPNATSAPAVCFSSVNKQGNKHGNCGQLNNRSYVPCGNSDVHCGRIQCQGGRERPLLGTNAEILTTTVRFNVSDLICRGTFFHLGDDVSDPATVAQGTACGLGKACLNQKCQDVSVFGVDDCRRKCNGHGVCNSNNNCHCDVGWAPPDCRHSGHGGSVDSGPASAAAESDPVRVALLVVFLFILPVLLLFLALRFPRVRRSLLCVGPNSPFRKARQHNRLLLFSRTQTMERVDDGDQVQPLRYHLNPQADIPMTPPHKEVPLPLKPIVPKKPRPLAPPSHPHLPPLPPQPAACTSNTKLRPHSTVAPTGFSKRRPPAPPSRPTIPQKVESSSPL; via the exons GACGGTCACCCCAACAGGCTGCAGTGTGGACTGGAGGTGGGAGGACAACTCTTCCTGTTGGACCTGGAGAAGAACCA CGACCTGCTGCCTAAACCACCCAACGTCTTCTACTACCTGCCCAATGGAACCGGTGTGTCTGTGACAGCTGACCCTGTG ACTCACTGTTATTACCACGGCAGTGTCAGAGGATTCCCTCAGTCCAGAGTGGCTCTGAGCACCTGCTCCGGACTCAG AGGCGTCATCGCTATCAACTCCACGCTGAGCTTCGAGCTGCAGCCCCAGGAGGACGACCACCATCACCCCCaccagcagggggaggaggaggggggaggaggggagagtggaggagatggcagtgaaggaagtggaggtggagaaggaggtgaagaaggagtCCATCTATTGTTCTCCACTAGTCCTCTGGAGGGCGATGTTGCTGGAGGCTGCGTGGTGTCACACACTGCTTTACCCCCGATCCACagcttcactcacacacacagg aaaaagagagacatcTTGTCAGAGACCAAATACATCGAGCTTGTGCTGGTGGCTGATCACCAGGAG TTCATGAATTatcagaagaacaacaacaccatCATCTACCGCATGCTGGACGTGGCCAACCAGGTGGACTGG ttCTACCGTCCTCTGAACGTGCGGGTGGCTTTGACCGGTCTGGAGATCTGGAGCGACCGAGACAAGATCCAGGTGGAGAAGAGTCCTACGGACACACTCAACAACTTCCTGGAGTGGAGAACCAGAGAGCTGCTGCCACGCCTTCGCCATGACAACGCCCAGCTCGTCAT GGGAGGGTCATTTGACGGCACCACAGTGGGGATGGCGTCCCAGTCGTCCATGTGCTCCAGAGACAGGTCTGGTGGGGTTAACGTG GATCACCTGGTCAGCGTGTTGGGCGTGGCCTCCACTGTGGCGCATGAGCTTGGTCACAATTTGGGGATGAGCCACGACACGGCCGAACGCCGCTGCTCCTGCCAGAATGAGCCGCGTCTAGGAGGATGCATCATGGAGCCGTCGACTGG GTTCATGCCAGGTCAGcagttcagcagctgcagcgccGCAGATCTGTCCGTCAGTCTGCTGCACGGAGGAGGGATGTGTCTGTTCAACGTGCCGCAGCCCGACCTCCTGCTGGGAGGACCTCGCTGTGGAAACCTGTACTTGGAGCGAGGAGAGGAGTGTGACTGTGGCCTGCTGGag gagTGTGATGACCCCTGCTGTAACGCCTCCACGTGTCAGCTGCTTCCTGGAGCTCAGTGTTCTTCTGACGGAATCTGTTGTCACAACTGTAAA CTGCGGGCAGCGGGCTCGGTGTGTCGCGAGCCGATTGGAGAATGTGACCTCCCTGAGTTCTGCACCGGCTCCTCCCCCCACTGTCCACCCAATGTCTTCCTGCAGAACGGAGAGCTCTGCGAGGACGGCGCCTCCTACTGCTACGGAGGAGTATGTGCCAGCATGAACACCCAGTGTCAGACGCTGTGGGGACCCA ACGCCACCAGTGCTCCGGCCGTCTGCTTCTCATCTGTCaataaacaaggaaacaaacatgGGAACTGTGGTCAGCTGAACAACAGATCCTACGTCCCCTGTGGAAACTC TGACGTTCACTGCGGACGGATTCAGTGTCAGGGCGGGAGAGAGCGACCCCTGCTGGGCACCAACGCAGAGATCCTCACCACCACTGTCCGCTTCAACGTCAGTGACCTCATCTGCAGAGGAACCTTCTTCCACCTGGGAGACGACGTGTCCGACCCCGCCACTGTGGCCCAGGGCACCGCCTGCGGACTCGGAAAG gccTGTTTGAACCAAAAGTGTCAGGACGTGTCCGTGTTCGGCGTTGACGACTGTCGCAGGAAATGTAACGGTCATGGG gtgtgtaacagtaataataactGTCACTGTGATGTGGGCTGGGCTCCACCTGACTGCAGGCACTCCGGTCATGGCGGCAGCGTGGACAGCGGCCCggcctcagctgcagcag agtcGGACCCGGTCAGAGTCGCCCTGCTCGttgtcttcctcttcatcctgccagtgctcctcctcttcctcgctcttcGCTTCCCTCGTGTGCGTCGGAGTCTTCTCTGTGTTGGACCAAACAGCCCGTTTCGCAAAGCTCGACAACACAACCG ACTGTTATTGTTCTCCAGAACTCAGACGATGGAGCGAGTGGACGACGGCGATCAGGTCCAACCGCTGAGATACCACCTGAACCCACAGGCCGACATCCCAATGACGCCGCCCCACAAAGAG GTTCCTCTTCCACTCAAACCTATCGTGCCAAAGAAGCCCCGCCCTCTGGCGCCACCATCCCATCCCCACCTTCCCCCTCTCCCACCTCAACCCGCTGCCTGCACCTCCAACACCAAACTCCGACCGCACAGCACCGTCGCACCTACAGGGTTTTCCAAAAG acgacctcctgctcctcccagCCGACCCACCATCCCTCAGAAAGTCGAGTCCTCGTCGCCGCTTTGA
- the adam15 gene encoding disintegrin and metalloproteinase domain-containing protein 15 isoform X4: protein MSGAAATFLLLLLSGRAALTVCRSLNAPRDGTDGLTATVTGVDRRWRPVLEKTRPFVLVDGQRRSLAEALQDGHPNRLQCGLEVGGQLFLLDLEKNHDLLPKPPNVFYYLPNGTGVSVTADPVTHCYYHGSVRGFPQSRVALSTCSGLRGVIAINSTLSFELQPQEDDHHHPHQQGEEEGGGGESGGDGSEGSGGGEGGEEGVHLLFSTSPLEGDVAGGCVVSHTALPPIHSFTHTHRKKRDILSETKYIELVLVADHQEFMNYQKNNNTIIYRMLDVANQVDWFYRPLNVRVALTGLEIWSDRDKIQVEKSPTDTLNNFLEWRTRELLPRLRHDNAQLVMGGSFDGTTVGMASQSSMCSRDRSGGVNVDHLVSVLGVASTVAHELGHNLGMSHDTAERRCSCQNEPRLGGCIMEPSTGFMPGQQFSSCSAADLSVSLLHGGGMCLFNVPQPDLLLGGPRCGNLYLERGEECDCGLLEECDDPCCNASTCQLLPGAQCSSDGICCHNCKLRAAGSVCREPIGECDLPEFCTGSSPHCPPNVFLQNGELCEDGASYCYGGVCASMNTQCQTLWGPNATSAPAVCFSSVNKQGNKHGNCGQLNNRSYVPCGNSDVHCGRIQCQGGRERPLLGTNAEILTTTVRFNVSDLICRGTFFHLGDDVSDPATVAQGTACGLGKACLNQKCQDVSVFGVDDCRRKCNGHGVCNSNNNCHCDVGWAPPDCRHSGHGGSVDSGPASAAAESDPVRVALLVVFLFILPVLLLFLALRFPRVRRSLLCVGPNSPFRKARQHNRLLLFSRTQTMERVDDGDQVQPLRYHLNPQADIPMTPPHKEVHDRPAPPTKPLPPDPTLNSLPQQLVGRPAPPNKPLPPDPVTPGQVPLPLKPIVPKKPRPLAPPSHPHLPPLPPQPAACTSNTKLRPHSTVAPTGFSKRRPPAPPSRPTIPQKVESSSPL, encoded by the exons GACGGTCACCCCAACAGGCTGCAGTGTGGACTGGAGGTGGGAGGACAACTCTTCCTGTTGGACCTGGAGAAGAACCA CGACCTGCTGCCTAAACCACCCAACGTCTTCTACTACCTGCCCAATGGAACCGGTGTGTCTGTGACAGCTGACCCTGTG ACTCACTGTTATTACCACGGCAGTGTCAGAGGATTCCCTCAGTCCAGAGTGGCTCTGAGCACCTGCTCCGGACTCAG AGGCGTCATCGCTATCAACTCCACGCTGAGCTTCGAGCTGCAGCCCCAGGAGGACGACCACCATCACCCCCaccagcagggggaggaggaggggggaggaggggagagtggaggagatggcagtgaaggaagtggaggtggagaaggaggtgaagaaggagtCCATCTATTGTTCTCCACTAGTCCTCTGGAGGGCGATGTTGCTGGAGGCTGCGTGGTGTCACACACTGCTTTACCCCCGATCCACagcttcactcacacacacagg aaaaagagagacatcTTGTCAGAGACCAAATACATCGAGCTTGTGCTGGTGGCTGATCACCAGGAG TTCATGAATTatcagaagaacaacaacaccatCATCTACCGCATGCTGGACGTGGCCAACCAGGTGGACTGG ttCTACCGTCCTCTGAACGTGCGGGTGGCTTTGACCGGTCTGGAGATCTGGAGCGACCGAGACAAGATCCAGGTGGAGAAGAGTCCTACGGACACACTCAACAACTTCCTGGAGTGGAGAACCAGAGAGCTGCTGCCACGCCTTCGCCATGACAACGCCCAGCTCGTCAT GGGAGGGTCATTTGACGGCACCACAGTGGGGATGGCGTCCCAGTCGTCCATGTGCTCCAGAGACAGGTCTGGTGGGGTTAACGTG GATCACCTGGTCAGCGTGTTGGGCGTGGCCTCCACTGTGGCGCATGAGCTTGGTCACAATTTGGGGATGAGCCACGACACGGCCGAACGCCGCTGCTCCTGCCAGAATGAGCCGCGTCTAGGAGGATGCATCATGGAGCCGTCGACTGG GTTCATGCCAGGTCAGcagttcagcagctgcagcgccGCAGATCTGTCCGTCAGTCTGCTGCACGGAGGAGGGATGTGTCTGTTCAACGTGCCGCAGCCCGACCTCCTGCTGGGAGGACCTCGCTGTGGAAACCTGTACTTGGAGCGAGGAGAGGAGTGTGACTGTGGCCTGCTGGag gagTGTGATGACCCCTGCTGTAACGCCTCCACGTGTCAGCTGCTTCCTGGAGCTCAGTGTTCTTCTGACGGAATCTGTTGTCACAACTGTAAA CTGCGGGCAGCGGGCTCGGTGTGTCGCGAGCCGATTGGAGAATGTGACCTCCCTGAGTTCTGCACCGGCTCCTCCCCCCACTGTCCACCCAATGTCTTCCTGCAGAACGGAGAGCTCTGCGAGGACGGCGCCTCCTACTGCTACGGAGGAGTATGTGCCAGCATGAACACCCAGTGTCAGACGCTGTGGGGACCCA ACGCCACCAGTGCTCCGGCCGTCTGCTTCTCATCTGTCaataaacaaggaaacaaacatgGGAACTGTGGTCAGCTGAACAACAGATCCTACGTCCCCTGTGGAAACTC TGACGTTCACTGCGGACGGATTCAGTGTCAGGGCGGGAGAGAGCGACCCCTGCTGGGCACCAACGCAGAGATCCTCACCACCACTGTCCGCTTCAACGTCAGTGACCTCATCTGCAGAGGAACCTTCTTCCACCTGGGAGACGACGTGTCCGACCCCGCCACTGTGGCCCAGGGCACCGCCTGCGGACTCGGAAAG gccTGTTTGAACCAAAAGTGTCAGGACGTGTCCGTGTTCGGCGTTGACGACTGTCGCAGGAAATGTAACGGTCATGGG gtgtgtaacagtaataataactGTCACTGTGATGTGGGCTGGGCTCCACCTGACTGCAGGCACTCCGGTCATGGCGGCAGCGTGGACAGCGGCCCggcctcagctgcagcag agtcGGACCCGGTCAGAGTCGCCCTGCTCGttgtcttcctcttcatcctgccagtgctcctcctcttcctcgctcttcGCTTCCCTCGTGTGCGTCGGAGTCTTCTCTGTGTTGGACCAAACAGCCCGTTTCGCAAAGCTCGACAACACAACCG ACTGTTATTGTTCTCCAGAACTCAGACGATGGAGCGAGTGGACGACGGCGATCAGGTCCAACCGCTGAGATACCACCTGAACCCACAGGCCGACATCCCAATGACGCCGCCCCACAAAGAG GTTCATGACAGACCTGCTCCTCCCACTAAGCCACTCCCCCCTGACCCCACCCTAAACTCCCTGCCGCAG cagctggtgggTCGACCAGCTCCACCCAACAAGCCACTCCCCCCTGACCCCGTCACACCTGGACAG GTTCCTCTTCCACTCAAACCTATCGTGCCAAAGAAGCCCCGCCCTCTGGCGCCACCATCCCATCCCCACCTTCCCCCTCTCCCACCTCAACCCGCTGCCTGCACCTCCAACACCAAACTCCGACCGCACAGCACCGTCGCACCTACAGGGTTTTCCAAAAG acgacctcctgctcctcccagCCGACCCACCATCCCTCAGAAAGTCGAGTCCTCGTCGCCGCTTTGA